In Oryzias melastigma strain HK-1 linkage group LG6, ASM292280v2, whole genome shotgun sequence, the DNA window TCCAGTGGGAAAAAATCCCCccgaaaaacaaaaacaaaaaaaggaaaaatccagacattattttcttcttagtGCCTCGGAAACCGCACTTGCTGTACAAGTGTACGAAAAAAGGCAGAGCCGAACGACCCAGAAAGAATCCTGTCGCTGCGGCTCTGCCGTCCATTCCTGTCTGGCTCTGCCAAACGTCTTTGCCCGTCTTCTCCGGGGCTGCAGGCGACATCCATGCTGTCTGTGTGCGGGAAGGAAGCTGTAGGAAGAGTCCTCTGCTCCTCTAATAGATCACTTCATAAACGGTGGCTTTCTTGTCACCGGAGCCCGTCACGATGTACTTGTCGTCTGTTGAGATGTCGCAGCTCAGGACAGATGAGGATTCCTTGGACTGTTGGGAGAATAGGAGATTAAAACTTCAGTCTTAAAGGCGATTAATACACTGGTGTGCACTTAAAGCTAAATGGAGCAGATGAGCTGACACAGGGCTGGATTAGATTGCAGCGACATCACGTTTTGCTGTAACAGCCCTCAAAAAGACTCTTGTCGGGTCAATATTTCAGGTTCGGTTTTCACTGATAGGATAGTCCTGCCCGACAGCGGACACCGTGCCCTTCCTCTCACAGTCAACCGTGCTTACTCCCGGCCCGCTGCAGACGGTGCGTATCGATCGGCATACCTGGAATATGCTGGCGCCATAAGGAGTCCTCCAAGCATTCAACAGATTGTCCTTCCCAGTGCTTACAAACCATTTACCTGCAAAGAACACACCTTGGATTAGCTATAAATATATGCTTATGGAGGCATAACCTTGTGGAAAAATGCTTAAACTGTGAAATGATTTCTGCAGTTCTAGCATTAAGAACAACACACGGTAAGGAGATATGGAGCTTTTTCTTTACATACCACAGTAGGCAAATTTAAGGGAGAGGACGCAGCTCTCATGCAGGTGTAGCTGATACTTGTCCGGCTTTGAATGGTGAAGCACTTCCACGTTGCTGCTCTCCATCCCCACGGCGAGCCACTCTCCGGTTGGACAATAGCCCAAAGAGAAGATCTGGAGATGGGAAAAAGAACGGCACTCACATACAGATTTATAAAAtcggtttattattttttttttgttgttgttcgtTTCCTTCTACTCCACCTGTGAGGTGAAGtcgtgctgctgcagctgccgACCCTCCCTTAGATCCCAAGAGCGAACCGTATTATCAAGACCGCCCGTCCACAGCTTGGTGCCATCGTGGGATATGTCAATACAGCTCGCCCCGTCTGTGTGACCCTGGAACTGCCTGCAGTGAAAATAAGAAGGCACGCATAGAGCTAAGAGCAGTTCTGTTGCAGGGCTAAAGCCCACACACTACGAATGACGTATTTTTCTCCTAACCTAACAAGAGTCTGGTTGTGCAGGTCCCAAACAGCAATGTTCCCATCGCTGCAGCAGGAGAAGCAAACTTTGGCGTCGGGGCTGATGGCCAGCGCGTAGCACGCCGGCGCTGAAGAGGTGAGCTCAGCTTTGATGCGGGGTGTCTGCGAGGCCAGATCCCAGATGGTCAGAGTGCTGGCCTCGCCTCCAACGATCAATGTGCGACCATCGGGCAGCAGCTTACAGGAGCGGATGTAGTTATCCCTGTTCTGTTGTGCAGAGGACAAAGCCGATCAATATTTGTTCAGAGCGGTGAAGCCAGTGAGAGATATCGGAACAAATCTGGGAAAACTCAGACAAAAGCTCGCGGTCATACTAAACCAAGATAAATGTGCTCTCAAATTGAACCGAGAGGAGACTTTTGAAAGTTGTCCTGTTTATTTTAGATGATTTTGTTGACATCTTACTGCCAAAGTCCTGTATCGGTTTAAAACAGGCGGCGATTAAAGAGATCGCCAACATGTCTGTACAAACGCTTTCAAACTGACAAGCGATGTAATCCTCAACAAAGGATTATCCCATAGTTAATGgaataaaatgagcaaaaaaagaagtaattgCATAAATGTCGTTGACGAGAGGCGGTTTACCAGACAGTCCAGTTGGGATACGGGGCTCTTGCTGCCGGGTTGGCTGATGTCCCAGATTTTGACGCAGCCTTTGCCACCGGTGTAGACATGACGCGTAGGGTTGCTGATGGTAACCGCACACACGACCTCTCCGTGGCTAAGTGTGTTGATCTGACGGGCGTGGCGGGGGATTCCGGGCCCGATGAGGGCGTCTGGCGGGAAAGGTACGGGCTGCATTTGGCCATCTGCACTGACGTGAAAGGAGTAAGCCctgtaagaaaagaaaatctgtaaGAATTTGCTTCagtttctagtttttaaatatatttggtAGAAGTACTTACGGTTTTCCTCCAGAAATGGACGTGAGGCTGGCTGGAAGGCCAGGCGCTCTCATGTGGGTGTGAGGATCAAACCCCTAAAAGATGACACCATGTGTTTAAACAGTAGATCTGCTGCTGTGTTCACAGCAAAATCCCACTTGGCACCCGAATGCAATCATATGAAAGaaagaagtaaaacatttttaccatgGGGGAGCGTCCGTAAGCTGCAGCGGCTGCGGCGCTCATCTGAGGGGAGATGTGCAGGCCGGCGTACACCCCGGGGCTCGTCAGGCCGCCGTTCATTTCGTGATGGCCCATCATGGCAAACGGGGTAGGATAGGACAGGGGGGTACGCAACGCTGGTGCTGCTgcagacaaaagcagaaacaacaGATCAGAGCGAGAACCGACCACAAAAGATTCCTTCAGGTCCGGAGAAAACGGGGAGGGCTACAAACCTAGAGCCTCCATGCCTGGTGGTTTGCCCAGGATGGGTCTGAGCCCAGGAGTGGAGCTGGTGCCAGGGGTGGGGGCGTCGTtgcggggggtgggggtgttggATTTGAGGCCAGGCGTGGAGGATTTGTCATTCTGTCGAGGGCACAAAAGAGTGTGCACATTTACAATCTCCGAAAACAGGCTAACCATCTGAAAGCAAACTAAACTTAATCCAGTCTAATTCTGACAACCCTCATGGTTCCTCACAGCCATAAACTGCTATTTAATCTAAACCCTATTATGGTCACAATGGAGATGGGTCAGTTTTGATCCCTTTACTGCTTTAGCTTTAATCTTTTAGTGAAGCAGAAGCAACAATCCTGAAATACTTAAATACAACGTGCTTTTAAGAGAGCAGACCTGACTGATCCTGACATGGGACAATATTATCCCTGACGTGTAGTCGAGcactaaaaacacacagattcCTAATCCACATCTGGATGTGTTTGCACAATTCTCCTGGGCAGTTCTGTCCGTGTCTTACATGACTTAGCTCCTTGGCCTTGGAGGACGGGGTGCTTCCAGAAGACGCCACCGACGCCGGACTGTTGGGCGTATCCTTTTTAGGTGGGCGTGGCTTATCGATGCCATTTTCAGGAGGCGAATGGGCTGGGCTCGCTCGTGGAGTGGCGGGATCCTGATAAAACGGAAAGAGATTTTGccattaaagttataaatatgtcgtttttaaccaaaaactgtctttttccaggacatagtttctgcagagcggcagtacaCAGACATGCCATTCTCGATCTGCTTCATTCAGGTTTTTGCAGAGCTGCTTTAAACTGATTCACCTcaaatctgatcattttctgtATAAGTTTAAGTCCTTCTCTGCATCCCTCACTTTtggtgtgccacaaggctctgttttgggacttttattgttcattttatatcatatttaaagtctttaatTATAATTCTTACCCATTTTTATGCCGATGATAATCAGCTTTATGTGTCTTTTAAAcctaattaccgtattttctgggcTATAAGCCGCACCTGTATATAAGCCGCATCTgctcaatttaagaaaaagaagaaaaaaaaaaagaaatacaagccgcactggattataaggcgcagATATCATACATGTAAGTACCTGCCGTCTCCAGCGTCTCAACATAGATTAATTGATGCTAAGCTTGTGTGCAGCAGTGCGGTTTCTTCTACTAAAAATGTGCACCACACAACCTTCTTTGTGGGATTTAGATGATGAAGAAGCGAGGATTTGAAAATTATTACCACTTAGTAATTTGTCATGAGTGttctatctgctaaagaaaaagtagtgtTGGCTATTCTGATTTACACAGGTTATTTTTGTCCCttgtttttgattctatttCCGGTTAAAGCTCCCCTaacagtggaagaaaaatccacacaatGGCTGCACCTTTGTATAAGCCGCATAGTTCAAAACCTAGGAAAAAAgtagcggcttatagtccagaaaatacggtattattattacttcattagaaattctccttcttcccatcatccatctgtttacatgttctcctgctagcttacggcccctcacaaccccaacctaagaTTACTAGTGCAACAACAATGGCGAGCAATGTCGGAGCAATTACCCGTAAAGTTTTGAGACAGAAAATGAAgaggttcatggatctatttgtctacaagtggatgcatcagaatggagcggagcagggaccCTCCGACTTGCCGTAGTAACTTGTAAAtcacatttacaagatttttttaactacatctttatttctgcttctaattcacaacaatttgaatgaaaaacacataaaaaatgcaactttaagaatacttttctttaaacatgacctctgacatcagaaaaatgccacaaaaagatgttaaaaacaccaaaaatatgatttttttgaaGTGAGTTATTAATATAAAGCCCGATTGGCCTCAGTCTAAAACTGCTCACCTCATTGGACACGTCTACCACCAAGTCGTCACTTTTCTCTCCATCGCTGTCCTGGAGGAGAGCAGAAAGTCAGATAAACTGTGTGTGGAGTTCACACAGACAAAAGCCTACACCAAAACTATCATTACTaactttttcctattttatgtaataaatgCAGTTTATAATGTTGGCCAAGCAAGTTAAAAGTTGAGTCACTTACATATCTGCTCACACTGTCCTTCTCCTCCACTTTTCGCTTCTTGGAGTCCAGACTGTAGTCGGAGGAGCTGCGGTGCTTCTCGCTGCTCGTTCGCAAGCTTTCCGATGGAGATATCGAGTTGTTCTGCAAAAAACCCAGGAGAAAAGCAAACATGCTTTATTAACAGTTAGCCTTCCTTCATAAAAGACTGCAGCAATTCATTCATCCATTACAAATTCGCAGAGAACACAGCGTGCCAATCCAAACACTAAAAAAGCCTTCTTCACACAATGATTGGCACAGTCTTAAAATGCAGCTGTGGGCCAGCTCCAAACAGTACCCTGACACCAGCCAAGCCCAATCTCACACACAAGCCGCACAAGTGAATGGGCTGTTATCTGAACTGAAAGGAGGAGGGCTTGTTTTCCGAGCTTGGCTCCCTCCTCCTCATAACTGGACAACAAACAGCCTCACAGGGACAAGAACAGTGTGTTGTGACTGAACAGAGAGCCTTTTCTCCAGAGTCATCCAGGCTAGGCATGATAGAGAAAGAGGgggaagaaagagaaaaaaaataaaataaaagaggaactATATGTTGTGGGCACTGGGCATTGATTGCTGCGGCGTGCTTGGGCACCCTGAAAGCTCAAGCTTTTGAGCCCCAATATAGAAAGAGAAGCTGGATCTGGCCAATGGGCATGATAGCGTGGGACTGAATGCTGCTTCTCGGTGGAGCCTGCCCACACAAGCTGGGACAGCTCACTCCGAATGCCAACAGTAAGAATGGGAGCCACTCGGCAGGGGTCCAACGGCTTTTTCTCCAGCGCCTTCCTATTTGCCAGTTAGCTGTCACGATCTCCCGGTTCTCCGTGTCCCTCATCAGAGCGCCGAAGCAAGTCGGGGGGCCCGAACAACGTCTGATGGACTTAGCAGCCCGGGCAAAGGGCCACCGTCCGTATAATGGCTGACCTTTAAAGAGATGCTTAGTGTGACTCATTAACCAAAGTCACCACTCTACTATCAGATGACCTGGGACCACggcacagaaacaaaacagccGCGCTAATCGCCCCAGGAGCTCCGATTCTTCAGACATGACTGCACCCATTCACTTCGCCCGACCTACAGAAACACAATCTCACACACCCATCACAAGTCGC includes these proteins:
- the tle3a gene encoding transducin-like enhancer protein 3-A isoform X6, coding for MYPQGRHPAPHQPGQPGFKFTVAESCDRIKDEFQFLQAQYHSLKVEYDKLANEKTEMQRHYVMYYEMSYGLNIEMHKQTEIAKRLNAILAQIMPFLSQEHQQQVAQAVERAKQVTMTELNAIIGQQQLQAQHLSHAAHGPPVQLPPHPSGLQPPGIPPVTGSGSGLLALGALGSQAHLPVKDEKNHHDLEHSRENTNNSISPSESLRTSSEKHRSSSDYSLDSKKRKVEEKDSVSRYDSDGEKSDDLVVDVSNEDPATPRASPAHSPPENGIDKPRPPKKDTPNSPASVASSGSTPSSKAKELSHNDKSSTPGLKSNTPTPRNDAPTPGTSSTPGLRPILGKPPGMEALAPALRTPLSYPTPFAMMGHHEMNGGLTSPGVYAGLHISPQMSAAAAAAYGRSPMGFDPHTHMRAPGLPASLTSISGGKPAYSFHVSADGQMQPVPFPPDALIGPGIPRHARQINTLSHGEVVCAVTISNPTRHVYTGGKGCVKIWDISQPGSKSPVSQLDCLNRDNYIRSCKLLPDGRTLIVGGEASTLTIWDLASQTPRIKAELTSSAPACYALAISPDAKVCFSCCSDGNIAVWDLHNQTLVRQFQGHTDGASCIDISHDGTKLWTGGLDNTVRSWDLREGRQLQQHDFTSQIFSLGYCPTGEWLAVGMESSNVEVLHHSKPDKYQLHLHESCVLSLKFAYCGKWFVSTGKDNLLNAWRTPYGASIFQSKESSSVLSCDISTDDKYIVTGSGDKKATVYEVIY
- the tle3a gene encoding transducin-like enhancer protein 3-A isoform X3, with the translated sequence MYPQGRHPAPHQPGQPGFKFTVAESCDRIKDEFQFLQAQYHSLKVEYDKLANEKTEMQRHYVMYYEMSYGLNIEMHKQTEIAKRLNAILAQIMPFLSQEHQQQVAQAVERAKQVTMTELNAIIGVRGLPNLPLTQQQLQAQHLSHAAHGPPVQLPPHPSGLQPPGIPPVTGSGSGLLALGALGSQAHLPVKDEKNHHDLEHSRENTNNSISPSESLRTSSEKHRSSSDYSLDSKKRKVEEKDSVSRYDSDGEKSDDLVVDVSNEDPATPRASPAHSPPENGIDKPRPPKKDTPNSPASVASSGSTPSSKAKELSHNDKSSTPGLKSNTPTPRNDAPTPGTSSTPGLRPILGKPPGMEALAAPALRTPLSYPTPFAMMGHHEMNGGLTSPGVYAGLHISPQMSAAAAAAYGRSPMGFDPHTHMRAPGLPASLTSISGGKPAYSFHVSADGQMQPVPFPPDALIGPGIPRHARQINTLSHGEVVCAVTISNPTRHVYTGGKGCVKIWDISQPGSKSPVSQLDCLNRDNYIRSCKLLPDGRTLIVGGEASTLTIWDLASQTPRIKAELTSSAPACYALAISPDAKVCFSCCSDGNIAVWDLHNQTLVRQFQGHTDGASCIDISHDGTKLWTGGLDNTVRSWDLREGRQLQQHDFTSQIFSLGYCPTGEWLAVGMESSNVEVLHHSKPDKYQLHLHESCVLSLKFAYCGKWFVSTGKDNLLNAWRTPYGASIFQSKESSSVLSCDISTDDKYIVTGSGDKKATVYEVIY
- the tle3a gene encoding transducin-like enhancer protein 3-A isoform X1, producing the protein MYPQGRHPAPHQPGQPGFKFTVAESCDRIKDEFQFLQAQYHSLKVEYDKLANEKTEMQRHYVMYYEMSYGLNIEMHKQTEIAKRLNAILAQIMPFLSQEHQQQVAQAVERAKQVTMTELNAIIGVRGLPNLPLTQQQTPYPALMQQQLQAQHLSHAAHGPPVQLPPHPSGLQPPGIPPVTGSGSGLLALGALGSQAHLPVKDEKNHHDLEHSRENTNNSISPSESLRTSSEKHRSSSDYSLDSKKRKVEEKDSVSRYDSDGEKSDDLVVDVSNEDPATPRASPAHSPPENGIDKPRPPKKDTPNSPASVASSGSTPSSKAKELSHNDKSSTPGLKSNTPTPRNDAPTPGTSSTPGLRPILGKPPGMEALAAPALRTPLSYPTPFAMMGHHEMNGGLTSPGVYAGLHISPQMSAAAAAAYGRSPMGFDPHTHMRAPGLPASLTSISGGKPAYSFHVSADGQMQPVPFPPDALIGPGIPRHARQINTLSHGEVVCAVTISNPTRHVYTGGKGCVKIWDISQPGSKSPVSQLDCLNRDNYIRSCKLLPDGRTLIVGGEASTLTIWDLASQTPRIKAELTSSAPACYALAISPDAKVCFSCCSDGNIAVWDLHNQTLVRQFQGHTDGASCIDISHDGTKLWTGGLDNTVRSWDLREGRQLQQHDFTSQIFSLGYCPTGEWLAVGMESSNVEVLHHSKPDKYQLHLHESCVLSLKFAYCGKWFVSTGKDNLLNAWRTPYGASIFQSKESSSVLSCDISTDDKYIVTGSGDKKATVYEVIY
- the tle3a gene encoding transducin-like enhancer protein 3-A isoform X4, which gives rise to MYPQGRHPAPHQPGQPGFKFTVAESCDRIKDEFQFLQAQYHSLKVEYDKLANEKTEMQRHYVMYYEMSYGLNIEMHKQTEIAKRLNAILAQIMPFLSQEHQQQVAQAVERAKQVTMTELNAIIGQQQTPYPALMQQQLQAQHLSHAAHGPPVQLPPHPSGLQPPGIPPVTGSGSGLLALGALGSQAHLPVKDEKNHHDLEHSRENTNNSISPSESLRTSSEKHRSSSDYSLDSKKRKVEEKDSVSRYDSDGEKSDDLVVDVSNEDPATPRASPAHSPPENGIDKPRPPKKDTPNSPASVASSGSTPSSKAKELSHNDKSSTPGLKSNTPTPRNDAPTPGTSSTPGLRPILGKPPGMEALAAPALRTPLSYPTPFAMMGHHEMNGGLTSPGVYAGLHISPQMSAAAAAAYGRSPMGFDPHTHMRAPGLPASLTSISGGKPAYSFHVSADGQMQPVPFPPDALIGPGIPRHARQINTLSHGEVVCAVTISNPTRHVYTGGKGCVKIWDISQPGSKSPVSQLDCLNRDNYIRSCKLLPDGRTLIVGGEASTLTIWDLASQTPRIKAELTSSAPACYALAISPDAKVCFSCCSDGNIAVWDLHNQTLVRQFQGHTDGASCIDISHDGTKLWTGGLDNTVRSWDLREGRQLQQHDFTSQIFSLGYCPTGEWLAVGMESSNVEVLHHSKPDKYQLHLHESCVLSLKFAYCGKWFVSTGKDNLLNAWRTPYGASIFQSKESSSVLSCDISTDDKYIVTGSGDKKATVYEVIY
- the tle3a gene encoding transducin-like enhancer protein 3-A isoform X2 — protein: MYPQGRHPAPHQPGQPGFKFTVAESCDRIKDEFQFLQAQYHSLKVEYDKLANEKTEMQRHYVMYYEMSYGLNIEMHKQTEIAKRLNAILAQIMPFLSQEHQQQVAQAVERAKQVTMTELNAIIGVRGLPNLPLTQQQTPYPALMQQQLQAQHLSHAAHGPPVQLPPHPSGLQPPGIPPVTGSGSGLLALGALGSQAHLPVKDEKNHHDLEHSRENTNNSISPSESLRTSSEKHRSSSDYSLDSKKRKVEEKDSVSRYDSDGEKSDDLVVDVSNEDPATPRASPAHSPPENGIDKPRPPKKDTPNSPASVASSGSTPSSKAKELSHNDKSSTPGLKSNTPTPRNDAPTPGTSSTPGLRPILGKPPGMEALAPALRTPLSYPTPFAMMGHHEMNGGLTSPGVYAGLHISPQMSAAAAAAYGRSPMGFDPHTHMRAPGLPASLTSISGGKPAYSFHVSADGQMQPVPFPPDALIGPGIPRHARQINTLSHGEVVCAVTISNPTRHVYTGGKGCVKIWDISQPGSKSPVSQLDCLNRDNYIRSCKLLPDGRTLIVGGEASTLTIWDLASQTPRIKAELTSSAPACYALAISPDAKVCFSCCSDGNIAVWDLHNQTLVRQFQGHTDGASCIDISHDGTKLWTGGLDNTVRSWDLREGRQLQQHDFTSQIFSLGYCPTGEWLAVGMESSNVEVLHHSKPDKYQLHLHESCVLSLKFAYCGKWFVSTGKDNLLNAWRTPYGASIFQSKESSSVLSCDISTDDKYIVTGSGDKKATVYEVIY
- the tle3a gene encoding transducin-like enhancer protein 3-A isoform X7; its protein translation is MYPQGRHPAPHQPGQPGFKFTVAESCDRIKDEFQFLQAQYHSLKVEYDKLANEKTEMQRHYVMYYEMSYGLNIEMHKQTEIAKRLNAILAQIMPFLSQEHQQQVAQAVERAKQVTMTELNAIIGVRGLPNLPLTQQQLQAQHLSHAAHGPPVQLPPHPSGLQPPGIPPVTGSGSGLLALGALGSQAHLPVKDEKNHHDLEHSRENTNNSISPSESLRTSSEKHRSSSDYSLDSKKRKVEEKDSVSRYDSDGEKSDDLVVDVSNEDPATPRASPAHSPPENGIDKPRPPKKDTPNSPASVASSGSTPSSKAKELSHNDKSSTPGLKSNTPTPRNDAPTPGTSSTPGLRPILGKPPGMEALAPALRTPLSYPTPFAMMGHHEMNGGLTSPGVYAGLHISPQMSAAAAAAYGRSPMGFDPHTHMRAPGLPASLTSISGGKPAYSFHVSADGQMQPVPFPPDALIGPGIPRHARQINTLSHGEVVCAVTISNPTRHVYTGGKGCVKIWDISQPGSKSPVSQLDCLNRDNYIRSCKLLPDGRTLIVGGEASTLTIWDLASQTPRIKAELTSSAPACYALAISPDAKVCFSCCSDGNIAVWDLHNQTLVRQFQGHTDGASCIDISHDGTKLWTGGLDNTVRSWDLREGRQLQQHDFTSQIFSLGYCPTGEWLAVGMESSNVEVLHHSKPDKYQLHLHESCVLSLKFAYCGKWFVSTGKDNLLNAWRTPYGASIFQSKESSSVLSCDISTDDKYIVTGSGDKKATVYEVIY
- the tle3a gene encoding transducin-like enhancer protein 3-A isoform X5, with the protein product MYPQGRHPAPHQPGQPGFKFTVAESCDRIKDEFQFLQAQYHSLKVEYDKLANEKTEMQRHYVMYYEMSYGLNIEMHKQTEIAKRLNAILAQIMPFLSQEHQQQVAQAVERAKQVTMTELNAIIGQQQLQAQHLSHAAHGPPVQLPPHPSGLQPPGIPPVTGSGSGLLALGALGSQAHLPVKDEKNHHDLEHSRENTNNSISPSESLRTSSEKHRSSSDYSLDSKKRKVEEKDSVSRYDSDGEKSDDLVVDVSNEDPATPRASPAHSPPENGIDKPRPPKKDTPNSPASVASSGSTPSSKAKELSHNDKSSTPGLKSNTPTPRNDAPTPGTSSTPGLRPILGKPPGMEALAAPALRTPLSYPTPFAMMGHHEMNGGLTSPGVYAGLHISPQMSAAAAAAYGRSPMGFDPHTHMRAPGLPASLTSISGGKPAYSFHVSADGQMQPVPFPPDALIGPGIPRHARQINTLSHGEVVCAVTISNPTRHVYTGGKGCVKIWDISQPGSKSPVSQLDCLNRDNYIRSCKLLPDGRTLIVGGEASTLTIWDLASQTPRIKAELTSSAPACYALAISPDAKVCFSCCSDGNIAVWDLHNQTLVRQFQGHTDGASCIDISHDGTKLWTGGLDNTVRSWDLREGRQLQQHDFTSQIFSLGYCPTGEWLAVGMESSNVEVLHHSKPDKYQLHLHESCVLSLKFAYCGKWFVSTGKDNLLNAWRTPYGASIFQSKESSSVLSCDISTDDKYIVTGSGDKKATVYEVIY